In Trichocoleus sp. FACHB-46, the following proteins share a genomic window:
- a CDS encoding ion transporter — MPPRSFKSRLDRFIHAPQTEIGLALLILLSVLLIVAGIVVEDPGPKYHLVRYLEELLTLVFIVELAIRYYIARNKQRFWRNYWLDIIAVIPFPPTLRILRLLRLLRLLRVGILVNRNLYRLSARSNVSLGAQLGLLSIVGLIVLVGALAIYLLEGNQNPAFNSLEDALWWSFFTLVSGEPIGGEPTTNAGRLVTLIVMIGGLTLFAVLTGVISAVMVQRLRNVIEAKYLELDELRKHIVICGWNRSGSLLIEELQADPAMRHRPIVVVAEFGETPERDLKRIDRSLIHFYVGDYTTIDVLENVGIYHASRAILLADATHPRSDQDRDARTVLAALTIEKLQPGIYTCAQLLDRKNSVQLRVAGVEDVIVADELASHLIATSARNKGSVDMMSELLTVQIGNQIYKISAPESWRGMTFWAASERLKDEFDAILVAVEQKVEGRRKTLVNPPKTEALKLGDNLIVIARSQPQLD; from the coding sequence ATGCCGCCACGGAGTTTTAAATCCCGTCTCGATCGCTTTATCCACGCTCCCCAAACGGAAATCGGCTTGGCGTTGCTGATTTTGCTCTCCGTGCTGTTGATAGTGGCTGGGATTGTCGTAGAAGATCCAGGGCCTAAGTACCATCTAGTACGTTATTTAGAAGAGCTGCTCACGCTGGTTTTTATTGTTGAGCTGGCGATTCGCTACTACATTGCCCGCAACAAGCAACGCTTCTGGCGCAACTACTGGCTCGACATCATTGCAGTGATTCCCTTTCCGCCAACTCTGCGAATCCTACGCCTCTTACGGCTGCTACGTTTGCTACGAGTTGGCATTCTCGTAAACCGCAACTTGTACCGTCTCTCAGCCAGATCAAATGTGAGCTTAGGAGCACAACTGGGTCTGCTGAGCATCGTAGGGCTAATTGTGCTGGTTGGGGCACTGGCGATCTATCTGCTGGAGGGGAACCAAAACCCAGCCTTTAATTCCTTGGAAGATGCACTTTGGTGGAGTTTCTTCACCTTGGTTTCGGGAGAACCGATTGGCGGAGAACCAACCACTAATGCTGGGCGTTTGGTGACTCTAATCGTGATGATTGGCGGGTTAACGCTGTTTGCGGTGCTTACAGGTGTAATCTCAGCCGTTATGGTGCAGCGCTTGAGAAACGTGATAGAGGCAAAATACTTGGAACTCGATGAACTGCGAAAGCATATCGTGATTTGTGGCTGGAATCGTAGTGGTTCTTTGCTGATTGAGGAACTGCAAGCTGATCCAGCCATGCGCCACCGACCAATCGTAGTGGTGGCGGAATTCGGTGAAACACCAGAACGAGATCTCAAACGCATCGATCGCTCCCTCATTCATTTTTATGTGGGCGACTACACCACCATTGATGTCTTGGAAAATGTGGGGATTTATCATGCCTCCCGCGCCATCCTGCTGGCCGATGCCACCCATCCCCGCAGTGACCAAGACCGAGATGCCCGGACGGTATTGGCAGCATTGACAATCGAGAAATTGCAACCAGGGATCTACACCTGTGCTCAACTGCTCGATCGCAAAAACAGTGTGCAACTGCGAGTTGCAGGCGTGGAAGATGTGATTGTAGCCGATGAACTGGCGAGTCACCTGATCGCTACATCCGCCCGTAACAAAGGCTCGGTGGATATGATGTCTGAGCTGTTAACCGTACAGATCGGCAACCAAATCTATAAAATCTCAGCTCCAGAATCCTGGCGAGGAATGACCTTTTGGGCCGCATCAGAACGATTAAAAGATGAGTTTGATGCCATTCTAGTGGCAGTAGAACAAAAGGTAGAGGGACGACGCAAGACTTTGGTAAATCCTCCCAAAACCGAAGCGCTCAAACTCGGAGACAACTTAATTGTGATTGCGCGATCGCAACCCCAACTAGACTAA
- a CDS encoding ABC transporter substrate-binding protein: protein MGRVWRQCLRECWQLAWMRNAVVIVLLVLSVLGWFDWKPTPAIAAPTSPQVTHLTLWQGVNPPPNRDVLQKLVDRFNQTHMDIQVDSIYVGQPDEQMPKILAAVVGNSAPDMLWFAPMITGQLVELDAIRPLEQWLDQSPLREQIAPTLFETMELENHLWSIPFGTNNVGIFYRPSLFQAAGITKLPQTWEELRQVAQTLTRDTDGDRRLDQHGILLPLGKGEWTVFNWLPFMWSGGGELTEAGQANPATVNLANSGAIAALQLWRDLLDDGSAVLSLPERGYELDGFLAGKVAMQLSGPWTLGQLQATGVDFGVIPIPTEARRATASGGENLFFFKSTPEREQAALTFAEYVLSEEFQTQWALGTGYLPTNLKARQNPTYQQFVSQQPAVSVFLEQAPYGRSRPIFFGYNRVSEQLGRAIEAVLLGKGTPETALTEAQRRLSLIFH from the coding sequence ATGGGTAGAGTGTGGAGGCAGTGCTTACGGGAATGCTGGCAATTGGCATGGATGAGAAATGCCGTCGTGATTGTGCTCCTAGTGCTGAGTGTATTGGGGTGGTTTGACTGGAAACCTACACCTGCGATCGCCGCTCCTACCTCTCCTCAGGTGACACATCTGACGCTGTGGCAAGGCGTGAATCCCCCTCCCAACCGTGATGTGTTGCAGAAATTAGTCGATCGCTTTAATCAAACTCACATGGATATCCAGGTTGATTCGATTTATGTCGGGCAACCAGATGAGCAGATGCCCAAAATCCTTGCGGCTGTGGTAGGGAATTCAGCGCCTGACATGCTCTGGTTTGCACCGATGATTACTGGGCAGTTGGTGGAGTTGGATGCAATTCGGCCTCTAGAGCAGTGGTTGGATCAGTCTCCTCTGCGCGAGCAAATTGCGCCTACTTTATTTGAAACGATGGAACTAGAAAACCATCTCTGGTCGATTCCCTTTGGCACCAACAATGTCGGCATCTTCTATCGCCCCAGTTTGTTTCAAGCCGCTGGTATTACTAAGCTACCTCAAACATGGGAAGAGTTGCGGCAGGTAGCGCAGACTTTAACCCGTGATACCGATGGCGATCGCCGTTTAGACCAACATGGCATTCTGCTCCCTCTGGGCAAAGGTGAGTGGACCGTATTTAACTGGTTGCCGTTTATGTGGAGTGGCGGGGGAGAGCTCACTGAGGCAGGCCAAGCCAATCCTGCAACGGTGAATCTGGCAAACTCAGGCGCGATCGCGGCTCTGCAACTCTGGCGTGACTTGCTAGATGACGGTTCTGCGGTTCTATCCCTACCCGAACGCGGTTATGAACTCGATGGTTTTCTCGCAGGCAAAGTCGCGATGCAACTCTCTGGCCCTTGGACACTAGGACAACTGCAAGCCACTGGAGTTGATTTTGGCGTAATTCCCATTCCCACGGAGGCTAGACGGGCTACGGCGAGTGGTGGGGAGAATCTGTTTTTCTTCAAAAGCACCCCAGAGCGAGAACAAGCTGCGTTGACGTTTGCGGAATATGTGTTGAGCGAGGAATTTCAAACGCAATGGGCTTTAGGAACAGGCTATTTACCCACCAATCTCAAGGCTCGGCAAAATCCTACCTATCAACAGTTTGTCTCGCAACAGCCTGCGGTCAGCGTATTCTTAGAACAAGCTCCCTACGGGCGATCGCGACCAATTTTTTTCGGGTACAATCGCGTCTCTGAACAGTTAGGGCGGGCGATCGAAGCGGTTTTACTAGGGAAGGGTACCCCCGAAACAGCCTTAACCGAAGCTCAGCGTCGTCTCAGTTTAATTTTTCACTAA
- a CDS encoding YebC/PmpR family DNA-binding transcriptional regulator, protein MAGHSKWANIKRQKARVDAVKGKVFTKISREIIVAARSGVPDPNGNFQLRTAIEKAKAAGIPNDNIDRAIAKGAGKLGPDNAALEAIRYEGYGPGGVAVLIEALTDNRNRTAADMREAFSKNGGNLGETGCVSWMFDQKGVVTITAAPAEEGRKRNRNATSSQIDEDALLEASLEGGAEFYELTQVDEAEGAEVFTEVANLENLSQVLKDKGYHVQQAELRWIPNNTMEVTDPDQARSLLKLMDALEDSDDVQNVTANFEMAEDLMSVTMA, encoded by the coding sequence ATGGCAGGACATAGTAAGTGGGCCAATATCAAGCGCCAAAAAGCCAGAGTCGATGCAGTGAAAGGCAAAGTCTTCACTAAAATCTCGCGAGAGATTATTGTAGCAGCCCGAAGCGGCGTGCCTGACCCCAACGGTAATTTCCAGCTCCGTACCGCGATCGAGAAAGCCAAAGCCGCCGGAATCCCCAACGACAACATTGACCGGGCGATCGCCAAAGGAGCAGGCAAACTCGGCCCTGACAATGCTGCCCTAGAAGCCATTCGCTACGAAGGCTATGGCCCTGGTGGTGTGGCAGTGCTGATCGAAGCCTTGACCGATAACCGCAACCGCACCGCTGCTGATATGCGCGAAGCCTTCAGTAAAAACGGCGGCAACCTAGGTGAAACCGGATGTGTCAGTTGGATGTTTGACCAAAAAGGGGTAGTCACCATTACTGCTGCCCCCGCTGAGGAAGGACGGAAACGTAATCGCAACGCCACCAGTAGCCAAATTGATGAAGATGCCTTGCTAGAAGCCTCCCTAGAAGGTGGAGCCGAATTCTACGAGCTGACCCAGGTCGATGAAGCAGAAGGTGCAGAAGTATTCACTGAAGTCGCCAACTTGGAAAACCTCAGTCAAGTCCTTAAAGACAAGGGCTACCACGTTCAACAAGCCGAACTGCGCTGGATTCCCAACAACACAATGGAAGTCACTGACCCCGACCAAGCGCGATCGCTCCTGAAACTCATGGATGCCCTGGAAGACTCCGACGATGTCCAAAACGTCACCGCCAACTTCGAGATGGCAGAGGATTTGATGTCAGTAACGATGGCTTGA
- a CDS encoding DUF423 domain-containing protein — translation MVRIFLAIAAILAGLAVAAGAFASHALRDKLSDRALEIFETASRYQMYHALALLLVAVLLTQVALPSTLLNTAGYAFLVGIMLFSGSLYALSLSGVKWLGAITPLGGVAFLIGWGCVAAAAWSFKF, via the coding sequence ATGGTTCGCATTTTTTTGGCGATCGCGGCAATTTTGGCAGGTTTAGCGGTGGCGGCTGGGGCGTTTGCTTCTCATGCTTTGCGAGATAAGCTGAGCGATCGGGCTTTAGAGATTTTTGAAACTGCTTCGCGTTATCAGATGTATCACGCCTTAGCTTTGTTGTTGGTGGCAGTGTTGCTGACTCAGGTGGCGCTCCCCTCTACTTTGTTGAATACAGCGGGATATGCGTTTTTGGTGGGGATTATGCTGTTTTCGGGCAGTTTGTATGCGTTGAGTCTTTCTGGGGTGAAGTGGCTGGGCGCGATTACTCCCCTTGGTGGTGTGGCGTTTTTGATTGGTTGGGGATGTGTAGCGGCTGCGGCTTGGAGTTTTAAGTTTTAG
- the bchM gene encoding magnesium protoporphyrin IX methyltransferase produces the protein MNVVDDKTVVREYFNATGFDRWRRIYGDGEVNKVQLDIRIGHQQTIDHVLGWLKADDNLSQITVCDAGCGVGSLSIPLAEAGAKVFSSDISEKMVEEAKERAATELGQGTNPTFSVQDLESLSGSYHTVICLDVLIHYPQDKAADMIAHLSSLAESRLILSFAPKTLAYSLLKKIGDFFPGPSKATRAYLHREADVVKILEANGWKIERNAMTKTRFYFSRLLEAVKK, from the coding sequence ATGAACGTGGTGGATGATAAAACCGTAGTCCGTGAGTACTTCAACGCAACCGGATTTGACCGCTGGCGACGCATTTACGGCGATGGAGAAGTTAACAAAGTCCAGCTCGACATTCGCATTGGGCATCAACAGACCATTGATCACGTCTTGGGCTGGCTCAAAGCCGACGACAACCTTTCCCAAATCACCGTATGCGACGCAGGCTGTGGAGTCGGTAGCCTCAGCATCCCTCTAGCAGAAGCAGGCGCTAAAGTCTTCAGCAGCGACATCTCCGAAAAAATGGTCGAAGAAGCTAAAGAGCGCGCTGCCACCGAACTCGGCCAAGGCACTAACCCTACCTTTAGTGTTCAAGACCTCGAAAGCCTCAGTGGCAGCTATCACACCGTCATTTGCCTAGACGTGTTGATCCACTATCCACAAGACAAAGCCGCTGATATGATCGCGCATCTGAGTTCCCTGGCAGAATCGCGGTTGATTCTCAGCTTTGCCCCCAAGACCCTCGCCTACAGCCTACTCAAGAAAATTGGCGACTTTTTTCCTGGCCCCAGCAAAGCCACTCGCGCCTACCTGCACCGAGAAGCAGACGTAGTGAAAATCCTGGAAGCCAATGGCTGGAAAATTGAGCGCAATGCCATGACCAAAACCCGCTTCTACTTCTCCCGCCTCTTGGAAGCCGTGAAAAAATAA
- the nagA gene encoding N-acetylglucosamine-6-phosphate deacetylase yields MDIIKARVPGHLGIQHIHIEDGIIQRVEPMGQSVAGIIPIHEPLLDAGEDWISLGGVDLQINGALGLAFPDLAPEHFDKLAEICQFLWQQGVDGFLPTIVTTSVENIQRSLDTIAQFVEQIQPSQTKAAQILGVHLEGPFLNPEKRGAHPSEYLLPLTIEQGKRVLGDHSPIVKVITLAPELDPTGDAIAYLRSLGITISLGHSQATVVQAQQAFAQGATMVTHAFNAMPSLHHREPGLLGAAIANPQVQCGFIADGQHVSPIMLDLLLRASHYDQGLFLVSDALAPLGLPDGIYPWDTRKIEVKHGTARLLDGTLSGTTLPLLVGVQNLVKWGICSVEQAIALATTAPRRAIGLWQESAGEHCPYQGQLARNLLRWSFDSESQNLVWQRVET; encoded by the coding sequence ATGGATATTATCAAGGCGCGGGTGCCTGGTCACCTAGGAATCCAACATATTCACATCGAAGACGGCATTATTCAACGAGTCGAACCAATGGGGCAGTCCGTAGCAGGCATCATCCCCATTCATGAACCCTTGCTAGATGCAGGCGAAGACTGGATTTCCCTCGGTGGAGTTGACCTGCAAATTAACGGAGCCTTGGGGTTAGCCTTTCCAGACCTTGCCCCAGAGCATTTCGACAAACTCGCTGAAATTTGCCAGTTTCTTTGGCAGCAGGGCGTAGACGGTTTTCTCCCCACCATCGTCACCACCTCTGTAGAGAACATTCAGCGATCGCTCGACACCATCGCCCAATTCGTCGAGCAGATCCAACCTTCTCAAACGAAAGCCGCCCAAATCCTGGGTGTCCATCTAGAAGGCCCATTCCTCAACCCTGAAAAACGTGGTGCCCACCCTTCCGAATACCTGCTGCCCCTCACCATCGAGCAAGGGAAGCGAGTGTTAGGTGACCACTCCCCCATCGTCAAAGTTATCACCCTCGCCCCCGAACTTGACCCCACCGGAGACGCAATCGCCTACCTGCGCTCCCTCGGCATCACCATCAGCCTCGGTCACTCCCAAGCCACCGTTGTCCAAGCGCAACAAGCCTTTGCCCAGGGAGCCACAATGGTCACCCACGCCTTCAACGCCATGCCCAGCCTGCACCACCGCGAACCCGGACTGCTAGGAGCTGCGATCGCCAACCCACAAGTACAATGCGGCTTCATCGCCGACGGCCAACATGTCTCTCCCATCATGCTTGACCTCCTGCTAAGAGCTAGCCACTACGACCAAGGGCTGTTTTTGGTGAGTGATGCCTTAGCTCCCCTGGGTCTACCGGATGGCATTTACCCCTGGGACACGCGCAAAATCGAGGTAAAGCACGGCACTGCAAGACTTCTAGATGGCACCCTATCTGGAACAACCTTGCCCTTGTTAGTTGGCGTACAAAATTTGGTGAAATGGGGCATTTGCAGTGTAGAACAAGCGATCGCCCTAGCCACCACCGCACCCAGACGTGCGATCGGTTTGTGGCAAGAATCAGCAGGAGAGCATTGTCCCTACCAAGGCCAGCTCGCTAGAAATTTACTGCGCTGGTCATTCGATTCTGAATCTCAAAATTTAGTGTGGCAGCGAGTAGAGACCTAA
- the purE gene encoding 5-(carboxyamino)imidazole ribonucleotide mutase, translated as MTQPLVGIIMGSDSDLPTMQAAIAVCEEFGVPCEVGIVSAHRTPERMVEYAQQAHTRGIKVIIAGAGGAAHLPGMVASLTPLPVIGVPVATRNLQGVDSLYSIVQMPAGIPVATVAIGNAKNAGLLAVQILATSNPTLLEQVQQYRQSLKDMVMEKQAKLDQVGYQQYLKEM; from the coding sequence ATGACTCAACCTTTAGTTGGCATCATCATGGGCAGTGATTCCGATTTGCCCACCATGCAAGCCGCGATCGCCGTTTGCGAAGAATTCGGTGTGCCTTGTGAAGTCGGCATCGTCTCGGCGCACCGCACCCCAGAACGCATGGTGGAATACGCCCAGCAAGCCCACACGCGCGGCATCAAAGTCATCATCGCTGGAGCGGGAGGAGCGGCTCACTTACCCGGTATGGTTGCCTCTCTCACTCCCTTACCTGTGATTGGGGTTCCTGTAGCTACTCGCAATCTCCAAGGTGTAGACTCGCTCTACTCGATTGTGCAAATGCCCGCCGGAATTCCTGTCGCTACCGTCGCGATCGGTAATGCCAAAAACGCCGGATTGTTGGCTGTTCAAATCCTCGCCACTTCCAATCCCACGCTGCTAGAGCAAGTCCAACAATATCGTCAATCTCTCAAGGATATGGTGATGGAGAAACAAGCCAAGTTGGATCAAGTAGGTTATCAACAATATCTAAAGGAGATGTAA
- a CDS encoding S-layer homology domain-containing protein, translated as MTGFSRWTAKSTALLALGLTTVVAAPVVAPIVMTAPASAAELSDVRDHWARPFIEKLADENIITGFPDGTYKPNQAVTRAQFAAIVRKAFNKDRIRSSRGFADVSSNYWAASAIDAAYETGFLSGYPNNQFRPDEQIPRVQVLVSLSSGLTLKADQATASTLGVYADARQIPTYATEGVAAATEDNIVVNYPNVSYLNPNDVATRAEVAAFVYQALVKSGRLQPLATQIDVNRYIVKSNTSGTNANTGGQPPSTGTQTTQNPELRIAQGTKVNVKYEASDKVVVAPGESINMTVTTASDIKNSQGKVLVPANSRLEGQLIPRYSGSTFLGTQFVAQRLLVGTQTYNNLNVTSPLVTAKAPEEAKRQSLEDTAITAAARTIADTVLGRSVKPADILTTILTGRTPGTTPTTNTQNQLVIIDPETDLPLTFGSDFYLSAIAGS; from the coding sequence ATGACTGGTTTCTCTCGCTGGACTGCAAAAAGTACAGCACTACTGGCTTTGGGATTAACAACGGTTGTAGCTGCGCCTGTAGTGGCACCCATTGTCATGACAGCCCCGGCGAGTGCGGCTGAACTCTCCGATGTACGCGATCATTGGGCTCGTCCATTTATTGAAAAACTGGCAGATGAAAACATCATTACTGGATTCCCTGATGGCACCTACAAGCCAAACCAGGCAGTAACCCGCGCCCAATTTGCTGCGATCGTCCGGAAAGCGTTTAACAAAGATCGAATTCGTAGCTCTCGGGGCTTTGCCGATGTCTCCAGTAACTATTGGGCAGCTAGCGCGATCGATGCGGCTTATGAAACAGGTTTTCTCTCCGGTTATCCCAACAACCAGTTCCGTCCTGACGAGCAGATTCCACGGGTACAGGTCTTAGTTTCCCTATCCAGCGGTCTCACCCTGAAAGCAGACCAAGCCACTGCTAGTACTCTCGGTGTGTATGCAGATGCGCGGCAAATTCCGACCTATGCTACAGAAGGAGTTGCAGCAGCCACCGAAGACAACATTGTGGTCAACTATCCCAATGTCAGCTATCTCAATCCGAATGATGTAGCAACCAGAGCCGAAGTTGCCGCCTTTGTTTATCAGGCTTTAGTTAAATCAGGCCGACTCCAACCATTGGCGACTCAGATCGATGTGAATCGCTATATCGTCAAGAGCAACACCTCTGGTACCAATGCTAACACTGGCGGCCAACCTCCTAGCACTGGCACCCAAACTACCCAAAACCCAGAGTTACGCATCGCTCAAGGCACTAAAGTCAACGTCAAGTATGAAGCCTCAGACAAAGTGGTGGTGGCTCCAGGCGAAAGCATCAATATGACAGTGACCACCGCTAGTGATATTAAAAACTCTCAGGGTAAGGTGCTCGTTCCAGCGAACAGTCGTCTGGAAGGTCAGCTAATTCCTCGTTATAGCGGCTCTACATTCCTAGGTACGCAGTTTGTGGCGCAGCGTTTGTTGGTCGGTACCCAAACCTACAACAATCTCAATGTCACCTCTCCTTTAGTGACTGCTAAAGCACCTGAGGAGGCGAAGCGCCAAAGCTTGGAGGATACCGCAATTACCGCAGCTGCTCGGACGATCGCCGATACCGTCTTAGGGAGATCTGTGAAACCAGCGGATATCCTCACGACAATTTTGACGGGGAGAACTCCTGGTACCACCCCAACAACTAACACTCAAAATCAGTTGGTGATTATTGATCCAGAAACCGATCTGCCACTGACGTTTGGTTCTGACTTTTATCTAAGTGCGATCGCTGGTTCTTAG
- a CDS encoding type I restriction endonuclease: MDFIDQLRAISDQIPKLRDQILGNEQATKSALIMPFMQALGYNVFNPGEVYPEFGADVPEVKGDKVDYAILQDGKPIILIECKSCGESLERPQHISQLFKYFNATAAKFSILTNGIIYRFYSDLERQNIMDAKPFLEFNMLNIQEAPLNELKKFSNSSFNPDELKNTAISLMYTREIKRIMAEQLVNPSPEFVKFFAAQIYKDRLKQSVVDMFADIVKSSLSEFIKERITGTLQTALKAEDVASTPSSASNGAPSDGIVTTEEELEGFLIVKAILSEVIEPKRVQLKDTKSYAGILLDGNTWKTICRLRFNSKQKYVSLFSEDKKEVSYPIDNLNGIYKLASELKNRVVRLDKGNVTTEIVATDDGGNEEVLV, from the coding sequence ATGGACTTTATCGATCAGCTGAGAGCGATTAGTGACCAGATCCCCAAATTAAGAGACCAGATTTTGGGTAACGAGCAGGCCACAAAAAGCGCTTTGATCATGCCTTTTATGCAAGCTCTAGGTTATAACGTCTTCAATCCAGGTGAAGTATATCCAGAGTTTGGTGCGGATGTACCAGAGGTGAAAGGAGATAAGGTTGATTACGCTATTCTCCAGGATGGAAAACCAATCATTTTAATCGAGTGCAAATCATGCGGTGAAAGCCTGGAGCGACCACAGCATATATCCCAGCTATTCAAGTACTTTAACGCGACAGCAGCAAAGTTCAGTATTTTAACCAATGGAATTATCTATCGCTTCTACTCTGACTTGGAAAGGCAGAACATTATGGATGCCAAGCCATTTCTGGAGTTCAATATGCTGAACATCCAAGAGGCCCCATTAAATGAACTAAAGAAGTTTTCTAACTCTTCCTTTAATCCAGATGAGCTCAAAAATACAGCTATCAGCTTGATGTATACGAGAGAAATCAAGCGAATTATGGCGGAGCAACTCGTGAATCCTTCACCAGAGTTCGTTAAATTTTTTGCTGCACAAATTTATAAAGACAGGCTCAAGCAGTCAGTCGTTGACATGTTTGCTGATATCGTTAAGTCATCTCTGAGTGAGTTTATTAAAGAGCGTATAACAGGAACATTGCAAACAGCGCTGAAGGCAGAAGATGTTGCATCTACTCCATCCAGCGCATCTAACGGTGCTCCCAGTGACGGCATTGTTACGACTGAAGAAGAATTAGAAGGGTTCTTGATCGTCAAAGCAATTTTGAGCGAGGTGATCGAGCCTAAGCGGGTTCAGCTAAAAGATACTAAAAGCTATGCTGGCATCTTGCTGGATGGGAACACCTGGAAGACTATTTGCCGACTTCGCTTCAACTCCAAACAAAAGTACGTCAGTCTGTTTAGCGAAGACAAAAAGGAAGTGAGCTATCCGATTGATAACTTAAATGGAATTTACAAGTTAGCGTCAGAACTCAAGAACAGAGTGGTCCGCCTAGACAAGGGAAATGTCACAACCGAGATCGTAGCAACCGATGACGGCGGTAACGAAGAAGTTTTGGTGTAG